A portion of the Streptomyces sp. NBC_00376 genome contains these proteins:
- a CDS encoding inositol monophosphatase family protein: MTDPNLSELLALALEAASRAGALLRDGRPADLGVAATKSSPIDVVTEMDLAAEKLITGFLTERRPQDGFLGEEGTSAEGSSGIRWVIDPLDGTVNYLYGLPTWAVSIAAERDGVRVVGVVEAPMRRETYRAVLGGGAYAEGGAYGDGVALRCRPAPPLDQALVSTGFNYVSEVRAHQADVAHELIPRFRDIRRGGSAAVDLCDVAAGRLDGYYERGLHPWDLAAGDLIAREAGARTGGRPGLPADGDLTVAATPGVFEPLQALLEEFGAWHD, translated from the coding sequence GTGACCGACCCGAACCTGTCCGAACTGCTCGCCCTCGCCCTGGAGGCCGCCTCTCGCGCGGGCGCGCTGCTCCGTGACGGCCGCCCGGCCGATCTGGGAGTGGCCGCGACCAAGTCCAGCCCGATCGACGTCGTCACCGAGATGGACCTCGCCGCCGAGAAGCTGATCACCGGCTTCCTGACCGAACGCCGCCCGCAGGACGGCTTCCTCGGCGAGGAAGGGACCAGCGCCGAGGGCAGCAGCGGCATCCGCTGGGTCATCGACCCGCTCGACGGCACCGTGAACTACCTCTACGGGCTGCCCACCTGGGCGGTGTCCATCGCCGCCGAACGGGACGGCGTGCGGGTCGTGGGCGTGGTGGAGGCCCCGATGCGCCGCGAGACGTACCGGGCGGTGCTCGGCGGCGGGGCGTACGCCGAGGGCGGCGCGTACGGCGACGGCGTCGCGCTGCGCTGCCGGCCCGCGCCGCCGCTCGACCAGGCGCTCGTCTCGACCGGTTTCAACTACGTCAGCGAGGTCCGTGCGCACCAGGCGGACGTGGCCCACGAGCTGATCCCGCGGTTCCGGGACATCCGGCGCGGCGGCTCCGCCGCCGTCGACCTCTGCGACGTGGCCGCGGGCCGTCTCGACGGGTACTACGAGCGCGGGCTCCACCCCTGGGACCTGGCGGCGGGCGACCTCATCGCCCGCGAGGCCGGCGCCCGCACCGGCGGGCGTCCCGGGCTGCCCGCCGACGGTGACCTGACGGTCGCCGCCACGCCGGGCGTCTTCGAGCCGCTGCAGGCCCTTCTGGAGGAGTTCGGCGCCTGGCACGACTAG
- a CDS encoding ferrochelatase, translating into MSDLRDPAPYDALLLLSFGGPEGPDDVVPFLANVTRGRGIPEERLKEVGKHYFLFGGVSPINAQNRALLDALRKDFAEHGLDLPVYWGNRNWAPYLTDTLREMTTAGHRRIAVLATSAYASYSGCRQYRENLAESLAVLEAEGLPVPRVDKLRHYFNHPGFVAPMVDGVLASLADLPEDVRAGAHLAFTTHSIPTSAADTSGPLEAHGDGGAYIAEHLDVARLIVDAVREETGVEYPWRLVYQSRSGAPHIPWLEPDICDHLEALHADGVPATVMAPIGFVSDHMEVLYDLDTEATAKAAELGLPVRRSATVGADPRFAAAVRELVLERAATERGQDVQRCALGALGPGHDLCPVGCCPARALKPAAAGADSPYA; encoded by the coding sequence ATGTCCGATCTGCGCGATCCCGCCCCCTACGACGCCCTGCTGCTGCTCTCCTTCGGCGGCCCCGAAGGCCCGGACGACGTGGTCCCGTTCCTGGCGAACGTGACCCGTGGCCGAGGCATCCCCGAGGAGCGGCTGAAGGAGGTCGGCAAGCACTACTTCCTGTTCGGCGGCGTCAGCCCGATCAACGCCCAGAACAGGGCCCTGCTGGACGCCCTGCGCAAGGACTTCGCCGAGCACGGGCTGGATCTCCCGGTGTACTGGGGCAACCGCAACTGGGCGCCGTACCTCACCGACACCCTGCGCGAGATGACCACCGCCGGGCACCGCCGCATCGCCGTCCTCGCCACCAGCGCCTACGCCTCCTACTCCGGCTGCCGGCAGTACCGCGAGAACCTCGCCGAGTCACTGGCCGTCCTGGAGGCGGAGGGGCTGCCGGTGCCCCGGGTGGACAAGCTCCGGCACTACTTCAACCACCCCGGGTTCGTGGCACCCATGGTGGACGGCGTCCTCGCCTCCTTGGCCGACCTCCCCGAGGACGTACGGGCCGGGGCGCACCTCGCCTTCACCACGCACTCCATCCCCACCTCCGCCGCCGACACCTCCGGCCCCCTGGAGGCGCACGGCGACGGCGGCGCCTATATCGCAGAGCACCTCGACGTCGCCCGGCTGATCGTCGACGCGGTGCGCGAGGAGACCGGCGTCGAGTACCCCTGGCGGCTCGTCTACCAGTCGCGCAGCGGCGCCCCGCACATCCCCTGGCTGGAGCCCGACATCTGCGACCACCTGGAGGCACTGCACGCGGACGGGGTGCCCGCCACGGTGATGGCCCCCATCGGATTCGTCTCGGACCACATGGAGGTCCTGTACGACCTCGACACGGAGGCCACCGCGAAGGCCGCCGAGCTGGGGCTGCCGGTGCGCCGGTCGGCGACCGTCGGCGCCGACCCGCGGTTCGCCGCGGCCGTGCGCGAGCTGGTGCTGGAGCGCGCCGCCACCGAGCGGGGACAGGACGTGCAGCGGTGCGCGCTGGGCGCGCTCGGGCCGGGCCACGACCTCTGCCCGGTCGGCTGCTGCCCGGCCAGGGCCCTGAAGCCCGCCGCGGCGGGCGCCGACAGCCCGTACGCGTAA